In Chitinophagales bacterium, a single genomic region encodes these proteins:
- a CDS encoding DMT family transporter yields MKADNKYFNFIILFLLSLIWGSSYILMKKGLVSFSAIEVGMLRICSATLVLLPFLPKAFKSLNKNIFPFLILVAFLGSGLPTYLYPLAITKIDSSMAGIINSLTPLFTMLFGWMFFQKKVTKLKVLGIFIAFLGAAVLAINFTNGWQSIQKLNKYALIAILATVCYGLSSNILSAKLKNIKAIGLTALSFFFLFPFALIILYKSHTFNTVWYESSTHKSLFYVFILGAVGTALALILFNKLIQKTDAVYATSVTYFIPIVAMLWGYFDGEILGVKHFLGITLIVIGVYIANKRIKIT; encoded by the coding sequence ATGAAAGCAGATAATAAATATTTCAACTTCATTATACTCTTTTTGCTATCATTAATTTGGGGTTCTTCATACATATTAATGAAAAAAGGCTTGGTAAGCTTTAGTGCCATAGAGGTAGGCATGTTGCGTATCTGCTCTGCCACTTTAGTTTTATTGCCTTTTTTACCCAAAGCCTTTAAAAGTTTGAACAAAAATATTTTTCCTTTCTTAATTTTAGTTGCTTTTTTAGGAAGTGGCTTACCTACTTATTTATACCCTTTAGCCATTACAAAAATAGATAGTAGCATGGCGGGCATTATAAATTCTTTAACGCCATTATTTACTATGCTTTTTGGATGGATGTTTTTTCAAAAAAAAGTTACAAAGCTTAAAGTGTTAGGAATTTTTATAGCTTTTTTGGGGGCGGCAGTGTTGGCTATTAATTTTACAAATGGCTGGCAATCAATACAAAAGCTTAATAAATATGCTTTAATAGCCATTTTAGCTACAGTATGCTATGGTTTGAGTAGTAATATATTGAGTGCTAAACTTAAAAATATAAAAGCTATAGGGCTTACCGCTTTAAGTTTCTTCTTTTTGTTTCCATTTGCTTTAATAATTCTATACAAAAGCCACACTTTTAATACGGTTTGGTACGAGAGTAGCACCCATAAATCACTATTTTATGTTTTTATTTTAGGAGCAGTAGGAACAGCTTTAGCCTTAATTTTATTTAATAAACTAATACAAAAAACCGATGCCGTTTATGCTACTTCTGTTACCTACTTTATACCTATAGTAGCTATGCTTTGGGGTTATTTTGATGGCGAAATATTAGGCGTAAAACACTTTTTAGGTATTACTTTAATAGTGATAGGAGTATATATTGCCAATAAAAGAATAAAAATCACTTAG
- the obgE gene encoding GTPase ObgE, which produces MAEQSFIDYVKILFRSGNGGAGASHFRREKFVAKGGPDGGDGGRGGHIILKGNRNLWTLLHLRYRKHIFAGNGTNGSKARSTGADGEDIVVDVPLGTIARDAETDELLAEVTEHNQEVILFKGGKGGLGNWNFKTATNQAPTYAQSGLPGIEAWVALELKILADVGLVGFPNAGKSTLLASVSAAKPEIANYAFTTLRPNLGIVSYRDDKSFVMADIPGIIEGAAEGRGLGIRFLRHIERNACLLFMVSAEAENIAQQYKILKKELKNYNPELLHKDRLLAITKADLIDEELQAMLLKEFKKEVKEDIAIVFISSVTNYHIDELKDKIWDLLQFDESR; this is translated from the coding sequence ATGGCAGAACAAAGTTTTATTGATTATGTAAAAATTTTATTTCGTTCGGGAAATGGCGGTGCAGGAGCATCGCATTTTAGAAGAGAAAAATTTGTGGCAAAAGGTGGTCCCGATGGTGGCGATGGTGGCAGAGGAGGGCACATTATACTCAAAGGCAACCGAAATTTGTGGACATTACTCCATTTAAGATACCGAAAACATATTTTTGCAGGCAATGGCACCAATGGCTCTAAAGCACGTTCTACAGGAGCCGATGGCGAAGATATAGTGGTAGATGTTCCTTTAGGAACTATAGCCAGAGATGCCGAAACGGACGAATTGCTTGCCGAAGTTACAGAACACAACCAAGAAGTGATACTTTTTAAAGGTGGAAAAGGCGGATTGGGCAACTGGAATTTTAAAACAGCTACTAATCAAGCTCCCACTTATGCTCAGTCGGGCTTGCCGGGTATAGAAGCTTGGGTGGCATTAGAGCTAAAAATACTGGCGGACGTGGGTTTAGTAGGATTTCCTAATGCAGGAAAATCTACTTTACTGGCAAGTGTTTCTGCTGCCAAGCCCGAAATAGCCAACTACGCTTTTACTACGCTTAGACCCAATTTAGGCATTGTATCTTACCGAGATGATAAAAGTTTTGTAATGGCAGACATACCCGGCATAATAGAAGGTGCTGCTGAAGGCAGAGGTTTGGGTATTAGATTTTTACGCCATATAGAACGCAATGCGTGCTTGCTTTTTATGGTGTCGGCAGAAGCAGAAAATATAGCTCAGCAATACAAAATATTAAAAAAAGAACTTAAAAATTACAATCCGGAGCTTTTGCATAAAGACAGGCTACTTGCCATTACTAAAGCCGATTTAATAGATGAAGAACTACAAGCTATGCTTCTTAAAGAATTTAAAAAAGAGGTAAAAGAAGATATAGCTATTGTTTTTATTTCGTCTGTTACCAACTATCACATAGATGAACTGAAAGATAAAATTTGGGACTTGCTTCAATTTGATGAAAGCAGATAA
- a CDS encoding adenylate kinase, which produces MINLVLFGPPGSGKGTQSEKLEEKYNLLHISTGDLFRAHMKNETPLGKKAKAYIEKGDLVPDEVTIGMMNDKIEKHPEVNGFIFDGFPRTAIQAEALDKFLNEKNIPISKMIALEVEEEELVKRLLNRGKDSGRADDQNVSIIKNRIEVYNEKTLPVADYYRKQNKYEAVNGIGSIENIFDRLCAVIDVLA; this is translated from the coding sequence ATGATAAACTTAGTATTATTTGGCCCTCCGGGAAGTGGAAAAGGAACACAATCAGAAAAATTAGAAGAAAAATATAACTTATTGCATATTTCTACTGGCGATTTATTTAGAGCCCACATGAAAAACGAAACTCCTTTAGGTAAAAAAGCTAAAGCGTATATAGAAAAAGGCGATTTAGTACCCGATGAAGTTACCATAGGAATGATGAACGATAAAATAGAAAAACACCCGGAAGTAAACGGTTTTATTTTTGACGGATTTCCACGCACTGCAATTCAAGCAGAAGCTTTAGATAAATTTTTAAACGAAAAAAATATTCCTATCAGCAAAATGATAGCTTTAGAAGTGGAAGAAGAAGAGCTGGTAAAAAGGCTATTAAACAGAGGTAAAGATAGTGGCAGAGCAGACGACCAAAACGTATCTATTATTAAAAATAGAATAGAAGTTTATAATGAAAAAACACTACCTGTAGCAGACTACTACAGAAAACAAAACAAATATGAAGCAGTTAACGGAATAGGCTCTATAGAAAATATTTTTGATAGACTTTGTGCGGTTATTGACGTTTTAGCTTAA